In Fluviispira sanaruensis, a genomic segment contains:
- the gcvPB gene encoding aminomethyl-transferring glycine dehydrogenase subunit GcvPB yields the protein MSYLNKTTSHAVVLEEPLLFERSHEGAYGFGLPELDVPKIISKKYFAHNSRAKDARLPELSESEVVRHFTRLSTWNYAIDLGIYPLGSCTMKHNPRFNEEVARSAEICELHPYDPIQWSQAHLQIMYELQEDLKEITGLKAVSLQPSAGAQGEFAGLLLISAYHRNKGRNRRTILTADTSHGTNPASAALAGFNIVQVKTGEDGYVTLESVEEVLNDDVAGMMLTNPNTLGLFEKNIAQIARLLHEKDALLYIDGANMNAVLGISRPGDFGADVIHFNLHKTFTTPHGGGGPGSGPIAVSEKLVPFLPVPLIEKKNNGYALNYNSPKSIGRVKAFYGNFGMFIRAWCYIKALGGKGLREVSENAILNANYIKSQLKDILNIPVNGHHLHEIIFNDLNLKENGFDTSKLAKALIDYGMHPPTVYFPLCVKNALMVEPTETESIEELDRFINSVKEIIEQNDSQTIFPKRTFREKVDEVKAARELILKFKFKEE from the coding sequence ATGAGCTATTTAAATAAAACTACGAGTCATGCAGTTGTTTTAGAAGAACCTCTCTTGTTTGAAAGATCACATGAAGGAGCTTATGGATTTGGCTTACCAGAATTAGATGTGCCAAAAATAATATCCAAAAAATATTTTGCGCATAACTCACGAGCAAAAGACGCAAGACTTCCTGAACTTTCTGAATCGGAAGTCGTTAGACATTTTACCCGTCTGTCAACATGGAATTACGCAATTGATCTTGGAATTTATCCTTTGGGTTCTTGTACTATGAAGCATAATCCAAGATTTAATGAAGAGGTTGCAAGGAGTGCTGAAATTTGTGAATTGCACCCTTATGACCCTATTCAATGGAGTCAGGCTCATTTACAAATTATGTATGAATTGCAAGAAGATTTGAAAGAAATAACAGGACTCAAAGCTGTTTCCTTACAACCGAGTGCTGGAGCACAAGGAGAATTTGCGGGGTTACTTTTAATATCTGCTTATCATAGAAATAAAGGTAGAAATAGACGCACGATTTTAACAGCGGATACTTCACATGGGACAAATCCTGCGAGTGCGGCTCTAGCAGGATTTAATATTGTGCAAGTGAAAACAGGTGAAGACGGCTATGTTACTTTAGAGTCTGTTGAGGAGGTATTAAATGATGATGTTGCAGGAATGATGCTCACTAATCCTAATACTCTCGGTTTATTTGAAAAAAATATAGCGCAGATTGCAAGATTATTACATGAAAAAGATGCGCTTCTATATATTGATGGCGCAAATATGAATGCCGTGTTGGGAATCAGCCGCCCTGGTGATTTTGGAGCAGATGTTATTCATTTTAATTTACATAAAACATTTACGACTCCGCACGGTGGCGGTGGGCCAGGCAGTGGGCCTATAGCAGTCAGTGAGAAATTGGTTCCATTTTTGCCAGTTCCTTTAATCGAGAAAAAAAATAATGGTTATGCTTTAAATTATAATTCCCCCAAATCTATTGGAAGAGTTAAAGCATTTTATGGTAATTTTGGGATGTTTATCCGAGCGTGGTGTTACATTAAAGCGCTTGGCGGGAAAGGTTTGCGAGAAGTCAGCGAAAATGCTATTCTGAATGCGAATTATATAAAATCACAATTAAAAGATATTTTAAATATACCTGTGAATGGACATCATTTACATGAAATCATATTCAATGATTTAAATCTAAAAGAGAATGGTTTTGATACTTCAAAGTTAGCAAAAGCCTTAATCGATTACGGTATGCATCCCCCAACAGTTTATTTCCCTTTATGTGTTAAAAATGCACTCATGGTAGAGCCAACTGAAACAGAAAGCATAGAAGAGCTTGACCGATTTATAAATTCTGTTAAAGAAATTATAGAACAAAATGATTCTCAAACTATTTTTCCTAAACGTACATTTAGGGAAAAGGTGGACGAAGTTAAAGCTGCGCGAGAATTAATTTTAAAATTTAAATTTAAAGAAGAGTAA
- the gcvPA gene encoding aminomethyl-transferring glycine dehydrogenase subunit GcvPA, which yields MSSHRFLPTTELDKKKLLAACGVNSLDELLKGIPEAVQYSGTLAIGKELSEFDIKRKINELLKNSRNKNSYLSFLGAGVYDHYCPAAVNQLTLRGEFLTSYTPYQPEISQGTLQALFEFQSMIAEIFGMDISSASHYDGSTSLAESALMAMRMQPNKKRILVSGGVHPEYVEVLKTYVTNLGIEVTVVPLNEEGKTSSTALKTLLGSDVAIVIAQSPNFMGCIEDMHELSDLVHAKGSLFSANVTEPLSLALLKTPGEYNADIATGEGQSFGLPQSFGGPYLGLFTSRLENVRQMPGRLCGETVDSLGRRSYTLTLSTREQHIRREKATSNICTNQNLCALWATIWMALVGKQGFIELAEQNLAKSEYLKSELLKTGKAKIRYGKTNSFNEFVIDLKISSAEFIQKCVENDLAPGVSLQRFFPEDKTGLIVAVTEKKTRDELDKYVELLKRFG from the coding sequence ATGTCGAGTCATCGTTTTTTGCCAACTACAGAGTTAGATAAAAAAAAATTGTTGGCAGCATGTGGGGTAAATTCCCTTGATGAATTATTAAAAGGAATTCCTGAAGCAGTTCAATATTCTGGTACTTTAGCAATTGGAAAAGAATTATCTGAATTTGATATTAAAAGAAAAATAAATGAACTTCTAAAAAACTCAAGAAATAAAAACTCTTATTTAAGTTTTTTAGGTGCAGGTGTTTATGATCATTATTGCCCTGCTGCAGTGAATCAATTGACATTAAGGGGTGAATTTTTAACATCATATACTCCTTATCAGCCAGAAATATCTCAAGGAACATTACAAGCTTTATTCGAATTTCAAAGTATGATTGCAGAAATATTTGGTATGGATATTTCATCTGCTTCTCATTACGATGGTTCCACAAGTTTGGCAGAATCAGCATTAATGGCAATGCGTATGCAGCCGAATAAAAAAAGAATTCTGGTCTCTGGTGGTGTGCATCCTGAATATGTCGAAGTGTTAAAAACTTATGTTACAAACTTAGGAATAGAGGTAACAGTTGTTCCTTTAAATGAAGAAGGCAAAACATCTTCAACTGCGTTAAAAACATTATTGGGAAGTGATGTTGCCATTGTTATTGCGCAAAGTCCTAATTTCATGGGCTGTATAGAAGACATGCATGAATTATCTGATTTAGTGCATGCTAAAGGAAGTTTATTTTCTGCTAATGTAACAGAGCCACTAAGTCTCGCTCTATTAAAAACCCCCGGTGAATATAATGCTGATATTGCTACAGGTGAGGGACAAAGCTTTGGTTTACCGCAGAGTTTTGGTGGACCTTATTTAGGTTTATTTACAAGTCGATTGGAAAATGTTCGGCAAATGCCTGGGCGCCTTTGCGGTGAAACAGTCGACTCCCTCGGAAGAAGAAGTTATACTTTAACGCTAAGCACGCGTGAACAACATATTCGTAGAGAAAAAGCAACTTCAAATATATGTACAAATCAAAATTTATGCGCACTTTGGGCGACAATTTGGATGGCGTTGGTTGGTAAGCAAGGTTTCATTGAATTAGCTGAGCAGAATTTAGCGAAATCTGAATATCTAAAATCGGAATTATTGAAAACTGGAAAAGCAAAAATTCGCTATGGTAAGACAAATTCATTTAATGAATTTGTGATTGATTTAAAAATATCTTCAGCTGAATTTATTCAAAAATGTGTAGAGAATGATTTGGCTCCTGGTGTTTCATTGCAAAGATTTTTTCCTGAAGATAAAACAGGTCTAATAGTAGCTGTGACTGAAAAGAAAACACGCGATGAATTAGATAAATATGTTGAACTTTTAAAAAGATTTGGATAA
- the gcvH gene encoding glycine cleavage system protein GcvH has product MQMSYPNGLKYTKEHEWIKIEGSVATIGITKYAIDQLGDIVYLDLPKVGASFKAGVNFGTVESVKTVSDLYMPVSCKITEINQTAIDSPDCLAEDAYSKGWLVKVEVENIPADLLSASEYENYIKGGN; this is encoded by the coding sequence ATACAAATGTCTTATCCAAATGGATTAAAATATACAAAAGAACATGAATGGATTAAAATTGAAGGAAGTGTTGCAACGATTGGCATCACGAAATATGCGATCGATCAGCTTGGGGATATTGTGTATCTTGATCTTCCTAAAGTGGGTGCAAGTTTCAAAGCTGGGGTAAATTTTGGTACAGTTGAATCTGTCAAAACAGTTAGCGATCTTTATATGCCTGTAAGCTGTAAAATTACAGAAATAAATCAGACAGCTATCGATTCTCCAGATTGCCTCGCAGAAGATGCTTATTCGAAAGGATGGCTCGTAAAAGTAGAGGTCGAAAATATTCCAGCCGATTTATTGAGTGCTTCTGAGTATGAAAACTACATTAAAGGTGGCAATTAA
- the gcvT gene encoding glycine cleavage system aminomethyltransferase GcvT → MSLPVEEKLKLTPLFEEHLALNGKMVPFAGWNMPVQYTGVVDEHKAVRNSVGIFDVSHMGEIIVTGRGALDYLQGLVSNDVAKLQIGQAQYSALCYENGTLVDDIIIYRRGFDSFFICINASNIEKDFAWFKERCPKQGVHLENVSDDYAQIAIQGPKSRELIAKVVDVKITELAYYHFTEGKVLGVPAIIARTGYTGELGYEVYLPASAAAKIWRGLLQVGHEYSVKPCGLGARDTLRLEVGYLLYGNDMDNTTSALECGLGWVTKFEKNNFVGKEALLKQKEEGLIRKLVAFEMQDRAIGRHGYKVYASSEGENSIGNVTSGCPAPTVGKNIGLAYVNQAYSKLGSQIWIEIRGEKKPALVVKKPFFVHGSAQG, encoded by the coding sequence ATGTCATTACCAGTAGAAGAAAAACTTAAATTGACTCCATTATTTGAAGAGCATCTCGCATTAAATGGAAAAATGGTACCTTTTGCGGGTTGGAATATGCCTGTTCAGTACACAGGTGTTGTTGATGAACACAAAGCGGTCAGAAATTCCGTTGGAATTTTTGATGTCAGTCATATGGGCGAAATTATCGTAACGGGTCGAGGAGCGCTTGATTATTTACAGGGACTTGTTTCAAATGATGTCGCAAAATTGCAAATAGGTCAGGCACAATATAGTGCATTGTGCTATGAAAATGGCACATTAGTTGATGATATTATCATATATAGAAGAGGATTTGATTCTTTCTTTATTTGTATAAATGCAAGTAATATTGAAAAAGATTTTGCCTGGTTCAAAGAGCGCTGCCCTAAACAGGGAGTTCATTTAGAAAATGTAAGTGATGATTATGCACAAATTGCGATTCAAGGGCCAAAAAGCCGTGAACTCATAGCCAAAGTTGTGGACGTTAAAATAACAGAGCTCGCTTATTATCATTTTACTGAAGGAAAAGTGCTTGGGGTGCCTGCAATTATAGCGCGTACTGGTTATACAGGCGAATTGGGTTATGAAGTTTATCTCCCCGCTTCTGCGGCAGCAAAAATATGGAGAGGCTTATTGCAAGTAGGTCATGAGTATTCTGTAAAACCTTGTGGCTTAGGAGCGAGAGATACGTTGCGTTTAGAGGTGGGTTATCTTTTATATGGAAATGATATGGACAACACAACCAGCGCTTTAGAATGTGGTTTAGGCTGGGTCACTAAATTTGAAAAAAATAATTTTGTTGGTAAAGAAGCCCTTCTCAAACAAAAAGAAGAAGGTTTAATAAGAAAATTAGTTGCATTTGAAATGCAAGATAGAGCAATCGGGCGGCATGGTTATAAAGTTTATGCATCGAGCGAGGGAGAAAATTCTATAGGCAACGTGACGAGTGGTTGTCCAGCTCCAACAGTCGGCAAAAATATTGGTTTAGCATATGTAAATCAAGCTTATTCTAAACTTGGATCGCAAATATGGATTGAAATTAGGGGTGAAAAAAAACCTGCTTTAGTTGTAAAAAAACCATTTTTTGTTCATGGTAGTGCTCAGGGTTGA
- a CDS encoding glycosyltransferase family 87 protein — MGWSIDPNIFGHYFEQTKDPNPYHAYFGVTSGIYKYAPFSLLLFLIFSIFPWNILLFLYPLLNMLAFYAFFKILKTLIIENFYSNNLIDLKKLNIAFILCFILQSHNIYREIFMGNINIFLMLSCVFFLKLFLNNKFLLSSIILSLIILIKPHFVFIIPLLFIFRYFNLIFYTGVVSFLIFFSVYPIFGIEKSIALISSWLNTINVHNNFSWYLENPLNFQYIIWKILKIFLFNLNTRQLTAYTYSVIIMSHLIIFTYILLKRKQFNNFLFMKVYFVILAIIPFVFLVDTNQLIYTIPLIVILIYNYMLNAKSPNKILSHISIWLFALLFIFTIMTQQIPRDWLPLNFFVGISYITLFVYSYSIKHILNILHRLTSNS; from the coding sequence ATGGGTTGGAGCATCGATCCAAACATTTTTGGTCATTATTTTGAGCAAACAAAAGATCCCAATCCTTATCATGCCTATTTTGGTGTCACCAGTGGTATTTATAAATACGCGCCATTTTCATTATTATTATTTCTTATTTTTTCTATATTCCCTTGGAATATTCTATTATTTCTTTACCCTTTATTAAATATGTTAGCCTTTTATGCTTTCTTCAAAATTTTAAAAACTTTAATAATTGAAAATTTTTATTCAAATAATCTTATCGACCTGAAGAAATTAAATATTGCATTTATCCTTTGCTTTATACTACAATCTCATAATATTTACAGAGAAATATTTATGGGAAATATAAATATATTTTTAATGCTTTCATGCGTATTTTTTTTAAAATTATTTCTTAACAATAAATTTCTTCTATCTTCAATTATTTTATCATTGATAATTCTAATTAAACCTCATTTTGTATTTATTATCCCGTTACTCTTCATATTTAGATATTTCAACTTGATTTTTTATACTGGAGTCGTTTCATTTCTCATTTTTTTCTCTGTTTACCCTATTTTTGGGATAGAAAAATCTATTGCACTTATTTCTAGTTGGCTCAATACAATCAATGTCCACAATAATTTTTCTTGGTATTTAGAAAATCCGCTCAATTTTCAATATATTATATGGAAGATTTTAAAAATATTCTTATTCAATTTAAACACCAGACAATTAACAGCTTATACTTATTCTGTTATTATAATGAGTCATTTAATTATATTTACATACATATTATTAAAGAGAAAACAGTTTAATAATTTTTTATTTATGAAAGTCTATTTTGTAATATTAGCTATAATCCCGTTTGTTTTTTTAGTTGACACCAATCAACTAATTTATACTATCCCGTTAATAGTTATATTAATATACAATTACATGCTAAACGCAAAGAGCCCCAATAAAATTCTTTCACATATTTCTATTTGGTTATTTGCTTTACTCTTTATTTTTACTATTATGACTCAACAGATACCAAGGGATTGGTTACCATTAAATTTTTTCGTAGGAATATCTTACATAACATTATTTGTATATAGCTATTCTATAAAACATATTTTAAATATTTTGCATAGGCTGACAAGCAATAGCTAG
- a CDS encoding inorganic diphosphatase has product MAANPWHPWHAVSIGKKVPSVVTAIIEIPRGSKNKYEIDKESGLLLLDRVMSSPMFYPINYGFIPQTYCDDGDALDIMVIGQDPAQPMCMMNAKVIGVMKMIDGGETDDKILAVHADDPQYKHVSDIEEIQKSNPHMLREIEQFFKTYKLLDNKKVEVSGWYSKAEAEKVVLESIELYNKNKDKLKN; this is encoded by the coding sequence ATGGCAGCGAATCCTTGGCATCCATGGCATGCGGTGAGTATTGGTAAAAAAGTTCCATCAGTTGTAACAGCAATTATAGAAATTCCCCGTGGATCCAAAAATAAGTATGAAATAGATAAAGAATCTGGATTATTATTGCTTGATCGTGTTATGTCGAGTCCTATGTTTTATCCCATTAATTATGGTTTTATACCCCAAACATATTGCGATGACGGCGATGCGCTTGACATCATGGTTATTGGCCAAGATCCTGCCCAACCTATGTGCATGATGAACGCAAAAGTCATAGGTGTTATGAAAATGATTGATGGTGGAGAAACAGACGATAAAATTTTAGCAGTGCATGCAGATGATCCTCAATACAAACACGTGTCAGATATAGAAGAAATTCAAAAATCGAATCCGCATATGCTTAGAGAAATAGAACAATTTTTTAAGACATATAAACTACTTGATAACAAAAAAGTGGAAGTCTCTGGCTGGTATAGTAAAGCAGAAGCTGAAAAAGTTGTTTTAGAAAGTATTGAACTTTATAACAAAAATAAAGATAAACTTAAAAACTAA
- a CDS encoding translation initiation factor — MTAKKRAKPIKLEWSGGLSSIESEIPVSLKGKNQKSESKIAAKITGKADIRRESKGRAGKPVAIVCKFSDEEAKNPESLKMLCSELKNSLACGGTVEDDEIILTLRDFEKIKIILEKFGIIARIV; from the coding sequence ATGACAGCTAAAAAACGGGCAAAACCAATTAAACTCGAGTGGAGTGGGGGGCTTTCTTCAATTGAGAGCGAAATCCCTGTCAGCTTAAAAGGTAAAAACCAAAAATCTGAAAGCAAAATTGCTGCTAAAATCACTGGAAAAGCAGATATTAGGCGAGAAAGCAAAGGAAGAGCGGGCAAACCTGTGGCAATTGTCTGCAAATTTTCAGATGAAGAAGCGAAAAATCCGGAAAGTTTAAAAATGCTTTGCTCCGAATTAAAAAATTCGCTTGCATGTGGTGGCACTGTAGAAGATGACGAAATTATTTTAACTCTGCGTGATTTTGAAAAAATAAAAATTATTCTCGAAAAATTTGGAATAATAGCGAGAATAGTTTGA